The DNA window ATTCTCACATAGTTGGCCGTTTCGTTTTTGGCATTCATTCATGCATGGACGCTATAGCATTTGGCCATATAGCTTATAAGCTGGATTACACTTATCGAGTGTCTGGGgccgtttgttttgttttttgttttttttttagtttttttttttttattttactcatttttgttgtgttgtattgtattgttttGATGTTGAGTTAATGACTGTGTTTGCCTTCGCCAAAGAAATCATGTTTTATAATGACACGCGTCACAGTTTTTATGATTGGCCCTGTTGGGGAGGAAGTGTCCAATAAACCGAAAAACCCGGGCGAACTAAGCCAAAACTCGGATGGCGATGATTCCGATGATCATTAGCATTTGGCCACTCCTTGGCTTTTAATGAGGCGAAATAAATTTCACCTCAAGAAACCGAAATCCGAAAACAGAAATccgaaaactgaaaaccgaaaaccgaaaagcCGAAAAGCCGAAGACCACAAATCGAAAAACTCACGAGAGAAGCAGAAAGGCAGAAAAAGAAATGTGACAGCAGAAAGCGCTAAccacacaaatatttatagatgTGTCTTAGCCACAAACTTGACCAGCCAGCTGATGGCCAACCGATTTGGCAATAAATAAGGtaaaagaaacagaaacggAAAGAGCagaaactaaaagaaaaacacaaggCAGGCAATCGAACAGCAACACTAACGACAGAAAAACGTATTGCACAATTAAAGCACCGACAAGGtttcataataaaatattgcCAATTTACAATGGCCCCACCCCCTCGCAAGAGGTTCGATACCCATGCCCCACCCTGTAATCGGTTCTTGAGAGGCAGAGACATCGAAACCAAACTCGTTTTCCTCGCTTTGGTCAACACAGAACcgcagcagccaaaaaaaaaaacaaaacaaataatatacgAAACCAGAGAACGTCCAGCTAACAAACCTACAACGGCGGTCAGAGAACTAAAACTTTATAAGGGCTAACttagaaatacaattttttctaaTTGACAGCTGAACAATAGATAACTAAGCAATGTTTTCTTAGATAAAATATTGGAGAtgcatattaataataaagaagTGAAAACGAATTGCTTTAAGATATGGTCATAATATTGGCATCTTATAGACATTTTATTTACCATGGCCTTTATCGTTTTGAACGGACAAGGACTAGTGTGCTGACCGCTGCTGTATGTAAAACAccaaagccaaatggcatGTAAAATGGTGAAGGGGATTTCCAGGGGGGAATTGTGGGCTGAGCAAACACGAAACGTGCcgcgtttaaaaataaaacgcaaaTCTCGTGCGACGCAGCGCGTGCGCAACATGTTGCCACACATACACGGACAGAAGAacccacacactcacacacttgCAACAGGCAGTAGGTCGCtggcaacatgttgccaaAAAAGGCGCCTTTACActggaaaacaatttattttaatttagtcaTTCCTATCTTGTTGATTTGTACTTTAATAGACTTTTTTTTGCTTACTATACTTTCCTGTTTTATATCGTTTTGGACTATATCTTACtgacttgttttatttaataaaaataaagtatttattattattcaatttataattgtttatataacaaaaatttgatgtttaaatttacaaattttaaacacaGCACTTTAATATCATGTGCATATCTGATTAATGCTTagtttgtttgaaaaaaaatctttgaatGTAACTAGCTGCGgttgctaaaataaaaatacttattaagGCTAGAAAGcgatcaaatatttttttttggtgcatACACGCAAACAcacttgaaaaaatatatatgaaaatcgACACACACCTGCGGCCACCATCGAAGAGACGGTCCGCTCACCTGGCCGCTTTTAACTGGTTTGCGGCGGTTATTGTTTGTCTCAACTAGCGGCGTCGCTGCCAACACTCTCGCATATCATTATGGCCCCTGTGGACTGTGCACTGGTGCACTGGCATTATTATTACGCGCACTTGTTCCAAAGCTCTGCTTGCTCTGCTgtttctttgaaaaaaaaaattgaaaatagaaaaaaaatgggtgaacaaaaattaaatatcagCTGTTAGCGGGAAAAGCATgccacaacaaacaaacaaacaaaccaaccAGCACACATACAATACGCACTAcgagaaaaaaggaaaaacaaacacaGACAGTTGAGAGTGGTTTTCCAGTTGGCTTTGTGCATTGTCAtgatttttgtatcttttttttcACCTACCTTGCCATATGCTAGCccaaatttatttgcatttattgcATTTGTGGTGTAACAATTGTAATCAATAGCAGAAAATCCCTTAAAGTCTATTATAGTATAACAAAAGTTTTCGCTGGAATTCATAATAACAATACTCAGAAAAATGATGCTCATGATTGGCTATtaattagtttgtttttcattaaagtATGTATTTCGATATCTGTGCATCGCCCATATTCATATGTATTAACCCTTATGGAGAAAGATTTGCATTTTACATACACAGGGCGTATGAGCAATATGGAGTTTTTAATGCCTACTTTCAGTTTTCCAAGAGTTGGTCTgcactttaatgtttttttttttttcacttaacctttaattttatatttcgtACTCGTTAATTAAATGCGATATTTAACAGTTCCAGTtattattcctttttttttcctgtgagTGTTTGCTGACGTTTTTAATggtttgccattttttttactgtttctgtttttgttttttaatacaaatttaaatgcaattttattatGCTGATAAGCAGCGAGGGGATTTTTGTATCTGAAATCTGTCTGCAATTTGCATACAAACAAAACGGGGTTTCTACAGTCCCCCAACTCGTCCGATCTACCTATTTCCTTAACTCTAAAATCGTGTGAACATCGGCAACTATTATGTGCTGTAATTAAGTCCATATTGTTGGcagcaaatgaaaacaaaaagtcGAGTGAACGagaaaaatacaaagaaaaataaaaaaaaaggcaagcACAAATTGTAATCGATTGGGACTTGCATAACAGCGCGTGTGGGTTAAACCGACCCCCCGCCGCCCCCTGCGCAGTCGACGCCCCTGACTACCGATGTAACCTTCTTGCCCTGTGCGGTGCATGCAAAATCGCCATTTTCGGAGTGGCTTTGGACCCGGGTCTTGCTCTCGGTCAGTTCTCGGGACACGCCGGGCACTGCGAGCATTTTGATGGCCATTTTAAAGGCGAAAAGGCGAAAAAACGAGAAAAGGCCACGCCACGCATGCGCAATGCGAAAAACGCGCGCGAAACGCGAGCAAAACGCGTGCGggctttttaaattgatttcggATTAGGCCAAATTTTTACCCAatggctttttttttagaaactaaAAGCGTAAAATGCGCCAacacataaataattaattaatgtgtAGTGTGTCGGACAGCAAGCAACGCCAGAAAATGAAAGCTGGAACGGGGTAAAACGAAGTCTGAATACtctacaaataaaataaaatttatttaatttatatccttaaaaaaaaataaataataatcaaagttttttttttttgtgttttggtttgaaaatcttattattattaataaatatttatataaagcttttatacaaaacaagtttactagaaaatgtagttttgttttgaaagttatataaattcatattttaatattaaaactagggatattaaaatgtttgtgcATTAATAGTTGGGGTTTATTTAGGGGTATTACACACACTTGGCTTTAAAATTGGTTGTTTTTAattagataaatattttttatttctttccttataacattttgtatttctcACAGTGTATTAACAACCTAAAGAAGATAAGTTTCGATTACCAACCATGCTTGTGTTGAaccatttaaatacatttgtttaatATCTAAGCGCACAATATGAAAGTTATCGCTGCTCCGAAAATGAGGAGATAAGAAAGAAAGTAGGATCATGCTCATCCATCCATCCACTGCCCCTCGCCAACTGGCGATGCTGCACTCCTCGAGATCTCGGTGATCTGAGTGTGAGATCTGCGGTGACCAgaaactaaaaatcaaaaaccaaaaaccaaaaccgaatgCCGATCTGTTGCCACTTTGCTTACGATATCTTTTCTTTGCTTgcttttcgtttatttttagccaaaAGCTGGTTTCGAGCCCGACACCGCCTCGCTGCGAGAGAAAGTTGTGCTGAATCCGGCCGAGAAATGGCGCATCTTAAAGAATATCTCGATCATCTCGATCGCCTTCATGGTGCAATTTACAGCGTTTCAGGTAAGCCAACCGCCGCCAGCTcgaaaactatttcgaaattTTGAATCACATTTATGTATGTTTGTTCATCCTTGTCGAtacaatattatataatatatgacATCGTTGTTGTTACTTAACatagtaaatattaaatgaaaagttgATGAAATCCCGCATTTTAATAGAGAACATACAAATAACAATTGCCCAACATAtgagataataataatagtaataataataataacttttattgaatattaataattttatgcaGCTAATTTCAGTAGTTGTTCTTCGACCTATTTAAATcttatgtaaaataaatgtcCAAAGGCAAAaggttttaataatttcgaaatatattatgcgATCCCCGAACGCTGTGCTAACCGAACCTCCAATTCTAGGGCACGGCCAACCTGCAATCCTCGATCAACTCGAAGGACGGCCTGGGCACTGTGTCGCTGAGTGCGATCTACGCCGCCCTGGTGGTCTCCTGCATCTTCCTGCCCACCCTGATCATCCGCAAACTGACGGTCAAATGGACTCTCGTGTGCAGCATGCTCTGCTATGCACCCTACATCGCCTTCCAGCTTTTTCCGCGATTTTACACATTGGTTCCCGCCGGTATCCTTGTGGGCATGGGCGCCGCACCCATGTGGGCGTCCAAAGCCACCTATTTAACGCAGGTGGGACAGGTGTATGCTAAGATCACGGAACAAGCTGTGGACGCCATCATCGTGCGGTTCTTCGGCTTCTTCTTCCTGGCCTGGCAATCCGCCGAGCTCTGGGGCAATCTCATCTCCAGCTTGGGTGAGTTAAACAGTTACACACTGGGATACGTCCACGTTAACGAACGAACCAgtctaaattattattttcctacCGATGGTTATTTAGCTCATATCAATCGATTACTGATGCCAGCTATATTCAGTAAACGATTGATATTACCCGAAAAACAACCACCAGCAAaggcaaataattttttatactgATGATATCAGTAACCGATCAGTAACCGATCAGTAACCGATCAGTAACCTTATTAACTTGCctaaacaaacaacatttacAACAGTCCCAATGTGCCAAGTAACACTCTCTACGTTTTCTTCTTAAAAATTCCTCTCATAAACATTTCCGAAAAGTCAACAGCAATCTTATCAAGTCATAAAACCGCAAAGATTGCAGAGACCCTTAAATTAACTAAGTATTAGCTTTTGATTTTGCCAGCTACTGAAAATCATAAAACTGGCAGCCAAGTCATTCGAAAGTGATTACAAAGCAGTTTTATTAATCTCCAATTGCCGGAAATCTCAAAAGTGCTATAGCATAATGACGAAATGTTGATAGTTTggtaaattcaataatttaggGTCATTCAAATCGGACTGGCTTGATATTGGGGGGCACTGGATAGTGTTTTACGTAATCATATTCGTCTTACTAATCCGATATGCTTTGCAGTCCTGTCCAGCGGCGCCcatggcggcagcagcagctcaaaCACGACGATCAGCGCCGAGGATCTGGAGTTCTGCGGCGCCAACTTCTGCACCACCGGCAGCGGCGGCCACGGCAACCTGGAGCGTCCGCCAGAGGATGAGATCTTCGAGATCTCGATGATCTACCTGTCCTGCATTGTGGCCGCCGTCTGCATCATCGCCTTCTTCCTGGATCCGCTCAAGCGGTACGGTGAGAAGCGCAAGGGCTCCAACTCGGCCGCCGAGTTGTCCGGCCTGCAGCTCCTGTCCGCCACGTTCCGCCAGATGAAGAAACCGAACCTGCAGCTCCTCATCCCGATCACCGTGTTCATTGGCATGGAGCAGGCCTTCATTGGCGCCGACTTCACCCAGGCCTATGTGGCCTGCGCATTGGGCGTGAACAAGATCGGCTTCGTGATGATCTGTTTTGGAGTGGTGAATGCCCTCTGCTCGATCCTGTTCGGATCGGTGATGAAGTACATTGGCCGCACGCCCATCATTGTTCTGGGCGCGGTGGTCCACTTTACCCTCATCACCGTAGAGCTGTTCTGGCGGCCCAATCCCGACAATCCTATCATCTTCTACGCGATGTCCGGACTGTGGGGAGTGGGCGACGCCGTGTGGCAGACGCAGATCAACGGCCTGTACGGTCTGCTCTTCCGCAGGAACAAGGAGGCCGCCTTCTCCAACTACCGGCTGTGGGAGTCCGCCGGCTTTGTGATCGCCTACGCCTACGCCACCACGCTCTGCACGCAGATGAAGCTCTACATCCTGCTGGCGGTGCTCACGCTCGGCTGCATTGGCTACGTGATCGTCGAGATCCTCTACAGGAAGAAGGTGAGTCCAAAGCGTCATGGCTTTAATAGAGCGCTTGATGGCGGAACAGTAGTCCTTGAAACTTGGTTGATATTCATTAGGATCTTAGACCTTAACTCATATACCTTGATCTTAAGCCATTAcaattttgttgaatattttataaatttttctacTTATTTAgttgtttgtatttgtattaggtgttttttgtttttaaatgctttattttaCCTTGACTCTTGTGCCTAAAAGTAGGCACGCGTTTTCCACATTGTTTATGTTCAATAccaccttttttttgtatatattttgtgtttattgAGTTTAAAAAGTAGAagcttatgtattttttttctataaccTACTGTTGCTAGAATAAGCAACTTATATAACAGTGATagcaaaattacaaaattaattaattacaaaatagttaACATCATTACATACAAATTCCTAAAAACTACGGTGGACAAATTAACacctttacatttttttttgctggatCTTATTATGCCTTCAAATTGTCATATTCTAgggtatttaatattaattaaaagaagaGATAAAAcaagtattattttatttttcaattaatttaaatttttaaattatatgcataaattataaattatcaTAAATGAAATGCATAAATTATACGATTTATTAAATCCGAAATTGGTATATGCCAATAAGTAGGCTACTGAATTAGACCGACTGAGGACTTAcgaattttccattttcctttGCAGCAACGCAAGGTGAAGAAGCAGGAGAAGTTGGAGGCGgcggagaaggagaaggaggccgccgccgcagctgctgctgccgctctGGCCGCCGCCGAGGCAGGACCAGATGGCGTCGAGGAGACCGACGACGAGCTGGACGATCTCGAGGAGGACATTGTGGTCACGCGCCTGTAAATGTTTTATTCTCCCCAACAAGTACACCCccagaaaacccaaaaactcCCTCACAAACCCCACATTCCATCAAGTTATCGATAGAGAAAGAGAAATTACCAACTGGAAGAACCAGGAGCGTTATCGATTCAGAGGTGCTcggcacacaaaaaaaaacattcaaattggTTATCGATACAATGAAGACTAGTATAGGTGTTTTGCATACCTATCGAGAGATAGAAGAACGCTTCGTTATCGATAAAAATATCAACTGGCGCCGATTGAAGGCCGATACgcgttgcatacttttgtgGTTGTAGTTTTGTAGTAGAACATTTGTACCCCTCACCCCCGAAAACCCGCTCCTGCAAGAGATACAATTTAGCTCAAAGTCCAACCGAGTTTGACTTAACTTTAGTTTGTACATACAGAGAAGAGATCGAAAAGAGCGAAATGCTAGAAAATGCAAAAGCAGTGAGAAACCCCGAAAATGCAAAACTTTTGTGTGTTAGTCTAGGTGTAAGCACACTCttactttgtttttatgcACGCCTTTttgcaatataaatttatCGAATGGTACTTATCGAAATGATCCATAATATcgataaatttgtatttgcaaTTGAAGCGTTCGTATAAATGTAGTATCACACATCCAtacaaacacacgcacacatgaGACACACACACTGCAACAGTGTGCGTGTCGACGATGCCTAAccaatt is part of the Drosophila gunungcola strain Sukarami unplaced genomic scaffold, Dgunungcola_SK_2 000071F, whole genome shotgun sequence genome and encodes:
- the LOC128264501 gene encoding UNC93-like protein; protein product: MTGFTNAGFENDEPVKPKAGFEPDTASLREKVVLNPAEKWRILKNISIISIAFMVQFTAFQGTANLQSSINSKDGLGTVSLSAIYAALVVSCIFLPTLIIRKLTVKWTLVCSMLCYAPYIAFQLFPRFYTLVPAGILVGMGAAPMWASKATYLTQVGQVYAKITEQAVDAIIVRFFGFFFLAWQSAELWGNLISSLVLSSGAHGGSSSSNTTISAEDLEFCGANFCTTGSGGHGNLERPPEDEIFEISMIYLSCIVAAVCIIAFFLDPLKRYGEKRKGSNSAAELSGLQLLSATFRQMKKPNLQLLIPITVFIGMEQAFIGADFTQAYVACALGVNKIGFVMICFGVVNALCSILFGSVMKYIGRTPIIVLGAVVHFTLITVELFWRPNPDNPIIFYAMSGLWGVGDAVWQTQINGLYGLLFRRNKEAAFSNYRLWESAGFVIAYAYATTLCTQMKLYILLAVLTLGCIGYVIVEILYRKKQRKVKKQEKLEAAEKEKEAAAAAAAAALAAAEAGPDGVEETDDELDDLEEDIVVTRL